The Paenibacillus sp. FSL W8-0426 region CTGGACGATCCTTCTCGGTCACCCGGTAGCCGTAACTGTCGATGCGGTGCTCCAAAAGGCCGGCTTCCACTACAAAACTCTCGTCTTCGAAAATAATTCCACCCGTATGTTCAACGATAAGAAGCTCATAATTCAGTCGGGACTGGCTTAGCTCCAGCGTTGTCGCAATCATGCGTTCCGTCCCTGGAGGACCGTATACGGTAAGCAGCGTCGTGCCCCCTTGATATGCCCTGCTGGAAAGCAGGCCCGGCAACCCGAATACATGATCGCCATGCAGATGGGTGATGAATATTTTCTCCAGTTTGCTCAGTTTGAGCGGAGAGCTCAAAATCTGATGCTGCGTTCCTTCCCCGCAGTCAAACAACCACAATGCCTTGCGTTCATCGAGCAAACGAAGCCCAATAGAGGTCACATTGCGCTGCAGCGAAGGTACACCAGCGTTAGTTCCCAGGAAATATAGTTCCACTCCGGATTGCACCTCTTTCTGTTGCCAGCAAAAAGCCTCCGACGATGCGGAGGTCTTTGCATGACCATTGCTCTTTATTGTTATGCTTTATCCACGTTAAAATACTTCGCTTGCGGGTGGCTGAATACCATCGCCGAAACGGAAGCTTCGGGCTCCATCATGAAGCCTTCTGTCAGCTGTACGCCGATATCTTCGGGACGCATCAGTTTGAACAACGGCTCCTGATCTTCCAGGTCCGGACAAGCAGGATATCCGAAAGACACCCGAATGCCCTGATAGCGCGCCCCGTGGCGCTGCTTCATCGTCATTTCTTGAGGATCCGGGAAGCCCCATATATCCCTCATCATATGATGCACGCGTTCTGCGAGTCCCTCCGCTACTTCCAGCGCTACCGACTGCAGCGCATGTGAACGAAGGTAGTCCCCTTGTTCTTTCCAGGTGGTGGAGAGCTCACGCACACCGTGTCCAGCCGTCACCACAAGGAATCCGACGTAATCCATAATACCGGACTCTACCGGCTTGAGGAAGTCGGACAAGCACAGGAACGGATCGACCTTTTGCCGCGGGAACGTAAAAGTATGCAATATTTGGCTTGTATCCTTCGGATCATACACGATAATGCTGTTTCCGCTCGATTGTGCCGGGAAAAATTGATACATGGCATGTGCCTGAATAATGCCGTCGCGAATCGCGTCGTTCATGATGCCATCCACGACCGCTTTAAGATCGGTTGCTTTGGGGTCACCCGCAGCGAGCAATTGCTCTACCGAACCACGAAGCCCCAAATGATGTCCGAGCAGCATCTGCATGTTGACGTAAGGCAGGATGTGCGAAATAGGGTAGTTCCGCAGCACGTGCCGTTCCAAATCAGGCGGCACAAGCACCGGGTTATCGATCGCGATGTCGGACCGTTCCACGCGAGTAAGCTCTGGCATCGACTTCACGTTGTCCGCGTTGGCTGCATCAGCCTCTTTTTCCGCGTCCATCTCCAGCTGCATCTGCGCGCGGGTTTCCGGATTCATCAGCTTGTTCGCCAGATCCAGCCCGTCCATGGCATCCTTGGCATACACGACCATGCCGTCGTACTCCGGACGGATACGCGTTTTGGTGAATTTGCGAGTCAGTGCCGCCCCGCCGACCATAATAGGAACGTCCACTCCTGCCGTGCGCAAATCCTGAGCGGTTACGATCATCTGCTGCGCTGATTTTACGAGCAGTCCGGACAAACCGATCGCATCCGCTTTTTCCTTGCGATAAGCCTCAATGATCCGTTCAGGTGGTACTTTTATACCCAAATTGATGATCTGGTAACCATTGTTGGAGAGAATGATTTCCACGAGGTTTTTTCCAATGTCATGCACGTCACCTTTAACGGTGGCGAGAATGATTTTCCCTTTGACCGATGATTCGTTTTTCTCCATGAACTGCTCCAGATGGGCAACGGATGCCTTCATGACTTCGGCGCTCTGCAGCACCTCGGCAACAATCAGCTCATTGTTGTTGAACAGCCGCCCCACTTCCTCCATGCCCGCCATCAACGGCCCGTTAATGACTTCCAGCGCGGAGTATTTGGTCAACGCTTCATTGAGGTCGGGAATAAGTCCTTCCTTACTGCCTTCGACCACATAAGAAGCAAGCCGTTCTTCCAACGAAAGGTTCGAGATTTTCTCTTTTTTCTCTACCTTTTTGTTGCGGAAAGCAGCAACGAATGCAGCCAGCGTTTCGTCGTTCGTGTTATAGAGCAGCTCTTCGGACAATCTGCGCTCTTCCTCCGGAATAGAGGCATAGCGCTCCAGCTTCTCCGTATTTACGATCGCATAATCAAGTCCCGCCTTGGTACACTCGTACAGAAACACGGAGTTCAGCACTTCGCGGCCTGCCTCCGGCAAACCAAACGAGATGTTACTGATTCCGAGAATTGTGTGACATTCCGGCATGGCTTCTTTGATCAGACGAATGCCTTCGATCGTTTCCTTGGCCGAGCCGATATATTGCTCATCCCCCGTACCGACAGGGAAAACAAGCGTATCAAAAATCAGGTCTTCCGGCTGCAGGCCGTACTTTCTTACGAGCAAATCATAGGAGCGCTTGGCCACGTCAAGCTTGTCCTCTCTGCTGATCGCCTGGCCTCGCTCATCGATCGTACCTACAACGACGGCTCCGCCGTACTTGTGCAGCAAAGGCGTGACAAGCTCGAATTTTTCTTCGCCATCCTCAAGGTTAATGGAGTTAATAATCGCTTTGCCTTGAGAATATTGCAATGCAAGATCGATGACCTTTGCATCGGTCGTATCGATCATCAGGGGGACCTTGACCTTTTTGACGACGAGCTCAAGGAACTTGATCATGTCCTCGCTTTCCTCGCGGTCAGGGTCCTGTACGCAAATGTCGACAATATGCGCCCCGTTCTTCACCTGTGCACGCGCAATTTCCGAAGCCTCTTCATACTTCCCTTCGACAATAAGGCGTTTGAATTTGCGTGATCCGAGCACGTTGGTCCGCTCTCCCACCATATATGGGCGATTGTCCTGCTCGATGTATACCGGATCAATGCCGGATAACGCCGGCGGATGTGTTCCGTTCAGTTCTCTTGGGGGGTACTTTGCCAGGGTATCGCGCATCGCCCTGATATGTGCAGGCGTCGTGCCGCAGCATCCGCCCGCGATGTTCAGCCAGCCTTGCTCGGCAAAGGCACCGATCTTCTGGGCAAGCGATTCCGGCGATTCATGATAGTTCCCATTCTCATCCGGCAAACCCGCGTTGGGATAACAGCTGACGGCGGCCGAGGCCATGCTCGAAAGCGAACGAATATGGTCACGCATGAACTCGGGTCCTGTCGCGCAGTTTAACCCCACCGAAATCGGGTTAAGGTGTTCCAGAGAGATATAGAACGATTCGATGTTTTGACCTGCCAAAGTGGTGCCCATCGGCTCAATCGTGCCCGAGATCATCAACGGCAATTTGACGCCCGTCTGTTCGAAGGCTTGTTGAATGCCGATGCTCCCTGCTTTTACGTTGAGCGTATCCTGTGAAGTTTCGAGCAGTAACGCATCAACGCCGCCCTCGATTAAAGCGACGGCCTGTTCGAAATAACTGTCAACCAGTTCCTGGAAGGTCACTCCGCCCGTAACCGACAGCGTTTTGGTCGTTGGGCCCATTGCACCCACGACGTAGCGCGGATGGTCAGGCGTAGAGTAGCGGTCGGCGGCAGCTTTCGCGATCTTGGCCGCAGCCAGATTGATTTCGCGCGCGCGATCCTGTATTTCATATTCAGCCAGTACAACCGAAGTCGCACCAAACGTGTTGGTTTCTATTAAATCGGCACCGGCTTCCAAATAATCTTCGTGAATCCGCTGAATGAGATCCGGGCGTGTTAACACGAGCATCTCATTGCATCCATCCAGCTCTTCGCCGCCAAAATCTGCGCCGGTAAGTTCAACTTGCTGGATCATGGTCCCCATTGCACCGTCGAGGATTAATATTCGTTGTTTTAATGCATCGTGTAGACTAAGCTTATCCAATATGGTCACCCCCGCAAAACGTTAAATCTTAGTTTAACAGAAACTAACTTATTGTGAAAGATCGTTTTCATCAGCCGTGTGGCGCCGTTTGGCATCGACCCGAACGAATTAATGAATCGACAAAATCGAAGCGTTCCGATATAATGTCTATCAAACCTAGTGGAAAAGAGGGGAAGAAAATGGCTGAAATCGTGATCCGAAAAACGAACGAACGCATCACCGGAGAAGAAAACGTTCGAAATTTCTTGAACAAATATGACGTATTATATGAAAAATGGGATGCCTCCAAATTAAGCCCTGAACTGCAAACCAACTTCAACCTGACCGACGAGCAAAAAAAACAGGTTCTGGAGACGTACGATGCCGAAATCAAGGATTTGGCTGCGCGCCGCGGCTATCAAATCTGGGACGTGATCACCTTGTCTGAAGATACGCCCGACATTGAAGCGAAGCTGGCCAAATTTGAAGAAATCCATACGCACTCCGAGGACGAAATCCGCGCCATTGTTGGCGGTAAAGGCATTTTTGTCATCAAAGGAACGGAAGAAGAAGGTTACTTTAATGTAGAACTGCTGCCCGGGGACGTCATCTCCGTGCCTGAAAACATTCCGCACTTCTTTACGCTGATGGAAAACAAACAAATCATCGCTGTACGCCTCTTTATTGAAAAAGACGGCTGGATTGCAAGCCCTTATC contains the following coding sequences:
- a CDS encoding acireductone dioxygenase; protein product: MAEIVIRKTNERITGEENVRNFLNKYDVLYEKWDASKLSPELQTNFNLTDEQKKQVLETYDAEIKDLAARRGYQIWDVITLSEDTPDIEAKLAKFEEIHTHSEDEIRAIVGGKGIFVIKGTEEEGYFNVELLPGDVISVPENIPHFFTLMENKQIIAVRLFIEKDGWIASPYPDPSFIK
- the metH gene encoding methionine synthase; its protein translation is MDKLSLHDALKQRILILDGAMGTMIQQVELTGADFGGEELDGCNEMLVLTRPDLIQRIHEDYLEAGADLIETNTFGATSVVLAEYEIQDRAREINLAAAKIAKAAADRYSTPDHPRYVVGAMGPTTKTLSVTGGVTFQELVDSYFEQAVALIEGGVDALLLETSQDTLNVKAGSIGIQQAFEQTGVKLPLMISGTIEPMGTTLAGQNIESFYISLEHLNPISVGLNCATGPEFMRDHIRSLSSMASAAVSCYPNAGLPDENGNYHESPESLAQKIGAFAEQGWLNIAGGCCGTTPAHIRAMRDTLAKYPPRELNGTHPPALSGIDPVYIEQDNRPYMVGERTNVLGSRKFKRLIVEGKYEEASEIARAQVKNGAHIVDICVQDPDREESEDMIKFLELVVKKVKVPLMIDTTDAKVIDLALQYSQGKAIINSINLEDGEEKFELVTPLLHKYGGAVVVGTIDERGQAISREDKLDVAKRSYDLLVRKYGLQPEDLIFDTLVFPVGTGDEQYIGSAKETIEGIRLIKEAMPECHTILGISNISFGLPEAGREVLNSVFLYECTKAGLDYAIVNTEKLERYASIPEEERRLSEELLYNTNDETLAAFVAAFRNKKVEKKEKISNLSLEERLASYVVEGSKEGLIPDLNEALTKYSALEVINGPLMAGMEEVGRLFNNNELIVAEVLQSAEVMKASVAHLEQFMEKNESSVKGKIILATVKGDVHDIGKNLVEIILSNNGYQIINLGIKVPPERIIEAYRKEKADAIGLSGLLVKSAQQMIVTAQDLRTAGVDVPIMVGGAALTRKFTKTRIRPEYDGMVVYAKDAMDGLDLANKLMNPETRAQMQLEMDAEKEADAANADNVKSMPELTRVERSDIAIDNPVLVPPDLERHVLRNYPISHILPYVNMQMLLGHHLGLRGSVEQLLAAGDPKATDLKAVVDGIMNDAIRDGIIQAHAMYQFFPAQSSGNSIIVYDPKDTSQILHTFTFPRQKVDPFLCLSDFLKPVESGIMDYVGFLVVTAGHGVRELSTTWKEQGDYLRSHALQSVALEVAEGLAERVHHMMRDIWGFPDPQEMTMKQRHGARYQGIRVSFGYPACPDLEDQEPLFKLMRPEDIGVQLTEGFMMEPEASVSAMVFSHPQAKYFNVDKA